In Gallus gallus isolate bGalGal1 chromosome 8, bGalGal1.mat.broiler.GRCg7b, whole genome shotgun sequence, one DNA window encodes the following:
- the ARHGAP29 gene encoding rho GTPase-activating protein 29 isoform X5, with product MGDVDNGSSLGLPVSRRSRSFENLSVESGGSLHERDDIQGHLRAEEVDNMLLRNDSGIESALSYAKAWSKYTKDVVAWVEKKLSLEVECAKNLAKMAETIKAAVGPQDYMPFQSIFLNALQNDIENNQLWQQTAAALQSNKFVQPLLGRKNELDRQRKEIKELWQREQKKMQELEASLRKAKLLYMQRQDEYEKAKSCTARAEEEHLSSSGSFAKDVSKQLEKKRRLEEEALQKAEEANEYYKASMAEVEEKRSDLESFKSDVLTQLRELIYQCDLTLKAVTVNLFQLQHAQVVSLPVNCQSLCESAKLYDPGQQYSEFVKSLPKEGVRIERGSFETQSSQIDGVFNKQSASSIHTSHGNLSQCSGDFPTQMLDDVGSPVYHRSQRIGEKRSSSSTDIQVIRGPPPFRSWSVGNQSGGMCSDSESAGGSSESRSMDSPSASPGDFKRRLPRTPSTGTMSSADDLDEREPPSPSDCGLNDLTSETANSPGPFRNTNMSKAAQTHKLRKLRAPSKCRECDSLVVFHGAECEECSLACHKKCLETLAIQCGHKKLHGRLHLFGVEFAQAAKSVPDGIPFIIKKCTSEIESRALNVKGIYRVNGAKSRVEKLCQAFENGKDLVELSELYAHDISNVLKLYLRQLPEPLILFRLYNEFIGLAKESQSVNEELDAKQASPKSKKRQSICIELNRIIIKIKDLLKQLPVPNYNTLQYLIGHLHRVTEQSDENKMSASNLGIIFGPTLIRPRQTDATVSLSSLVDYPYQARVVELLITYYEKIFDVSLQPFLSTSQTEENAITVRVALSAEEREPQQQRKSFVAVKEQGVPIASSENRASETTALLLESNNSKNAKEQVDTSVTEHVSLQLGGTKSEGSGKSNSLLESSATNILDIHISAPKESGDAVNPASEKDSHSFVSASEESCKVNLFPAKPNRQITKVPLRVPRTKPAIRPVSLPVDRILPPCVLNERNSRNAGVVSPEKVGRSPTIEEVSEVKALPAVNTFCRLSCCDTQMLQKTWDKQYKQYDITARTAMIVTNVPQENRALEGGTAGALSSSCSNSSANAILPSKPYSLSVRSGRTATDGNSPDAHSLAAFRAPRTLQPPPGTFYKPPPNKSKQSERSSVEQAKACASTSASSVLQQDTVKLARSSALPSGNPGQSTNEQKTGSEDTHSTDLKPAYQRLRPKRIQELEHREAHFV from the exons ATGGGAGATGTAGACAATGGCTCGTCGCTGGGACTTCCTGTATCTCGGAGAAGTCGG TCTTTTGAGAATCTCTCTGTGGAGTCTGGGGGTTCACTGCATGAAAGGGATGATATTCAAG GACATCTTCGAGCAGAGGAGGTTGACAACATGCTCCTAAGGAATGACAGTGGAATTGAATCGGCTCTGTCATATGCTAAAGCGTGGTCAAAATATACCAAGGATGTAGTCGCATGGGTAGAAAAAAAGCTTAGTTTGG aagtgGAATGTGCTAAAAACTTAGCAAAAATGGCTGAAACCATTAAAGCTGCTGTTGGACCGCAG GATTATATGCCATTCCAATCAATATTCCTTAATGCTCTTCAAAATGATATTGAGAACAATCAACTTTGGcaacaaacagctgctgctctccagtctAACAAATTTGTGCAG CCTCTTCTGGGAAGAAAGAATGAGTTGGAtagacaaaggaaagaaatcaagGAGCTTTGGCAGcgtgaacagaaaaaaatg CAAGAGCTGGAAGCTTCTCTAAGAAAAGCAAAGTTGCTATATATGCAGCGCCAAGATGAGTACGAAAAGGCCAAATCCTGCACTGCTCGTGCTGAAGAGGAGCATCTTAGCTCAAGTGGAAGCTTTGCAAAAGATGTCAGCaagcaactggaaaaaaaacgAAGGCTAGAAGAGGAGGCTCTTCAAAAA GCTGAAGAGGCCAATGAATACTATAAAGCAAGCATGGCAgaagttgaagaaaaaagaagcgATTTGGAAAGCTTTAAAAGTGATGTTTTAACACAGCTTCGGGAACTTATTTACCAGTGTGATCTAACTCTTAAAGCT GTAACAGTTAACCTGTTCCAGCTGCAGCATGCACAGGTTGTATCTCTTCCAGTAAACTGCCAGTCACTCTGTGAGAGTGCCAAACTTTATGACCCTGGTCAGCAGTATTCAGAGTTTGTGAAAAGTTTGCCAAAGGAAGGTGTTCGTATTGAACGAGGTTCTTTTGAAACCCAAAGCTCCCAGATCGATGG gGTTTTTAATAAGCAATCAGCCAGCAGTATCCATACATCACATGGTAACTTATCTCAGTGTTCAGGAGACTTTCCAACCCAGATGCTAGATGATGTGGGAAGTCCAGTCTATCATCGTTCCCAAAGGATTGGCGAGAAGAGatcttccagcagcacagataTCCAAG tgATTCGAGGGCCACCGCCATTCAGATCTTGGTCAGTTGGAAACCAGAGTGGAGGAATGTGCAGTGATTCTGAAAGTGCAGGGGGAAGCAGTGAGTCACGATCTATGGATTCACCATCTGCTAGCCCAG GGGATTTTAAAAGACGACTTCCACGAACACCTTCTACTGGTACTATGTCATCTGCAGATGATCTTGATGAAAGAGAACCACCATCTCCTTCAGACTGTG GTTTAAATGATCTGACATCTGAAACTGCAAATTCTCCGGGACCTTTTAGAAACACTAATATGTCTAAAGCAGCACAAACACATAAACTACGGAAGCTGAGAGCTCCATCTAAATGCAGAGAATGTGACAGCTTAGTGGTATTTCATGGAGCTGAATGTGAGGAG TGCTCACTTGCATGCCATAAGAAATGTTTAGAGACATTAGCTATTCAGTGTGGACACAAAAAACTTCATGGAAGGCTTCACTTGTTCGGAGTGGAATTTGCTCAAGCTGCTAAAAGTGTTCCTGATGGCATTCCTTTCATCATCAAGAAGTGTACATCAGAAATTGAAAGCAGAGCACTGAATGTCAAG GGTATCTATCGTGTGAATGGAGCCAAATCAAGAGTTGAAAAGCTTTGTCAagcttttgaaaatggaaaggatTTGGTTGAGCTCTCAGAACTTTATGCACATGATATTAGCAATGTTCTCAAGCTGTATCTTCGCCAG CTTCCAGAACCCTTGATTTTATTTCGGCTTTACAATGAGTTCATTGGACTTGCAAAAGAAAGCCAGAGTGTCAATGAAGAATTGGATGCTAAGCAAGCTAGCCCCAAGTCAAAGAAAAGACAATCGATCTGTATTGAACTGAATAGGATCATCATTAAAATTAAAGATCTTCTGAAACAACTGCCTGTACCAAATTATAACACTCTTCAGTACCTTATTGGCCACCTTCACAG GGTTACAGAACAGtctgatgaaaataaaatgtcagctAGCAACCTTGGCATAATATTTGGCCCAACTCTGATCAGGCCACGCCAAACAGATGCTACAGTTTCTTTATCCTCACTTGTGGATTATCCATATCAGGCCCGGGTAGTGGAGCTGCTTATAACATACTATGAGAAGATATTTGATGTTTCATTGCAACCGTTTCTGAGCACATCacagactgaagaaaatgcCATTACAGTCAGAGTTGCTTTATCAGCAGAAGAGAGGgaaccacagcagcagaggaagtcATTTGTTGCTGTGAAGGAA CAGGGTGTTCCAATAGCTTCAAGTGAAAACAGAGCTTCAGAAACAACTGCATTGCTTTTGGAATCGAACAATAGCAAGAATGCAAAAGAACAAGTAGATACATCTGTAACTG AACATGTGTCACTGCAACTTGGGGGAACTAAATCAGAGGGCTCTGGGAAGAGTAATTCTCTACTAGAATCATCAGCTACCAACATTTTGGACATTCATATTTCTGCTCCAAAAGAGTCAG GTGATGCTGTGAATCCAGCTTCAGAGAAAGACAGTCATTCATTTGTTTCTGCAAGTGAAGAGAGCTGTAAAGTTAACTTATTTCCTGCAAAACCTAATCGTCAAATTACCAAAGTTCCATTGAGGGTTCCAAGGACAAAACCAGCTATTCGCCCTGTGAGCTTACCTGTAGATCGAATACTTCCTCCCTGTGTTTTGAATGAGAGAAATTCACGAAATGCAGGAGTTGTAAGTCCAGAAAAGGTTGGCAGAAGCCCTACTATTGAAGAAGTTTCAGAGGTTAAGGCACTCCCTGCTGTCAATACATTCTGCAGACTTTCTTGTTGTGACACTCAGATGCTTCAAAAAACCTGGGACAAGCAATATAAACAGTATGATATCACAGCAAGGACAGCAATGATTGTGACAAATGTGCCCCAGGAGAACCGAGCACTTGAGGGTGGAACTGCAGGTGCCTTATCATCATCATGTAGTAACAGTTCAGCTAATGCCATTCTTCCTAGTAAGCCATATTCTCTTTCTGTCAGGTCAGGAAGGACAGCAACAGATGGGAACAGTCCTGATGCCCATTCTCTTGCTGCCTTCAGGGCACCAAGAACACTACAACCACCCCCAGGGACATTTTATAAACCACCTCCTAACAAATCCAAACAAAGTGAAAGGAGTTCAGTAGAACAAGCCAAAGCTTGTGCATCAACAAGTGCTAGCTCTGTGCTTCAGCAGGATACTGTGAAACTGGCTAGGAGCTCTGCACTTCCATCGGGCAATCCTGGACAAAgcacaaatgaacaaaaaactgGCTCAGAGGATACTCACTCCACAGATTTGAAACCTGCTTACCAGAGACTAAGGCCAAAAAGGATCCAAGAGCTAGAACACAGGGAAGCTCACTTTGTATAG
- the ARHGAP29 gene encoding rho GTPase-activating protein 29 isoform X4 yields MGCPFSIPGLFLGVEMLENQDGLHQVVHERLGELLRVLKAVINKHQTLNSVDILSAAGTVIAKVKAVNFKEVNEENKRELFSEVFSSIEALAFTFGNVISDFLMGDVDNGSSLGLPVSRRSRSFENLSVESGGSLHERDDIQGHLRAEEVDNMLLRNDSGIESALSYAKAWSKYTKDVVAWVEKKLSLEVECAKNLAKMAETIKAAVGPQDYMPFQSIFLNALQNDIENNQLWQQTAAALQSNKFVQPLLGRKNELDRQRKEIKELWQREQKKMQELEASLRKAKLLYMQRQDEYEKAKSCTARAEEEHLSSSGSFAKDVSKQLEKKRRLEEEALQKAEEANEYYKASMAEVEEKRSDLESFKSDVLTQLRELIYQCDLTLKAVTVNLFQLQHAQVVSLPVNCQSLCESAKLYDPGQQYSEFVKSLPKEGVRIERGSFETQSSQIDGVFNKQSASSIHTSHGNLSQCSGDFPTQMLDDVGSPVYHRSQRIGEKRSSSSTDIQVIRGPPPFRSWSVGNQSGGMCSDSESAGGSSESRSMDSPSASPGDFKRRLPRTPSTGTMSSADDLDEREPPSPSDCLNDLTSETANSPGPFRNTNMSKAAQTHKLRKLRAPSKCRECDSLVVFHGAECEECSLACHKKCLETLAIQCGHKKLHGRLHLFGVEFAQAAKSVPDGIPFIIKKCTSEIESRALNVKGIYRVNGAKSRVEKLCQAFENGKDLVELSELYAHDISNVLKLYLRQLPEPLILFRLYNEFIGLAKESQSVNEELDAKQASPKSKKRQSICIELNRIIIKIKDLLKQLPVPNYNTLQYLIGHLHRVTEQSDENKMSASNLGIIFGPTLIRPRQTDATVSLSSLVDYPYQARVVELLITYYEKIFDVSLQPFLSTSQTEENAITVRVALSAEEREPQQQRKSFVAVKEQGVPIASSENRASETTALLLESNNSKNAKEQVDTSVTEHVSLQLGGTKSEGSGKSNSLLESSATNILDIHISAPKESGDAVNPASEKDSHSFVSASEESCKVNLFPAKPNRQITKVPLRVPRTKPAIRPVSLPVDRILPPCVLNERNSRNAGVVSPEKVGRSPTIEEVSEVKALPAVNTFCRLSCCDTQMLQKTWDKQYKQYDITARTAMIVTNVPQENRALEGGTAGALSSSCSNSSANAILPSKPYSLSVRSGRTATDGNSPDAHSLAAFRAPRTLQPPPGTFYKPPPNKSKQSERSSVEQAKACASTSASSVLQQDTVKLARSSALPSGNPGQSTNEQKTGSEDTHSTDLKPAYQRLRPKRIQELEHREAHFV; encoded by the exons cgGTGAACTTCAAAGAagttaatgaagaaaacaaaagagaactCTTCAGtgaagtattttcttccattGAAGCATTGGCATTCACATTTGGAAACGT TATTTCAGACTTCCTTATGGGAGATGTAGACAATGGCTCGTCGCTGGGACTTCCTGTATCTCGGAGAAGTCGG TCTTTTGAGAATCTCTCTGTGGAGTCTGGGGGTTCACTGCATGAAAGGGATGATATTCAAG GACATCTTCGAGCAGAGGAGGTTGACAACATGCTCCTAAGGAATGACAGTGGAATTGAATCGGCTCTGTCATATGCTAAAGCGTGGTCAAAATATACCAAGGATGTAGTCGCATGGGTAGAAAAAAAGCTTAGTTTGG aagtgGAATGTGCTAAAAACTTAGCAAAAATGGCTGAAACCATTAAAGCTGCTGTTGGACCGCAG GATTATATGCCATTCCAATCAATATTCCTTAATGCTCTTCAAAATGATATTGAGAACAATCAACTTTGGcaacaaacagctgctgctctccagtctAACAAATTTGTGCAG CCTCTTCTGGGAAGAAAGAATGAGTTGGAtagacaaaggaaagaaatcaagGAGCTTTGGCAGcgtgaacagaaaaaaatg CAAGAGCTGGAAGCTTCTCTAAGAAAAGCAAAGTTGCTATATATGCAGCGCCAAGATGAGTACGAAAAGGCCAAATCCTGCACTGCTCGTGCTGAAGAGGAGCATCTTAGCTCAAGTGGAAGCTTTGCAAAAGATGTCAGCaagcaactggaaaaaaaacgAAGGCTAGAAGAGGAGGCTCTTCAAAAA GCTGAAGAGGCCAATGAATACTATAAAGCAAGCATGGCAgaagttgaagaaaaaagaagcgATTTGGAAAGCTTTAAAAGTGATGTTTTAACACAGCTTCGGGAACTTATTTACCAGTGTGATCTAACTCTTAAAGCT GTAACAGTTAACCTGTTCCAGCTGCAGCATGCACAGGTTGTATCTCTTCCAGTAAACTGCCAGTCACTCTGTGAGAGTGCCAAACTTTATGACCCTGGTCAGCAGTATTCAGAGTTTGTGAAAAGTTTGCCAAAGGAAGGTGTTCGTATTGAACGAGGTTCTTTTGAAACCCAAAGCTCCCAGATCGATGG gGTTTTTAATAAGCAATCAGCCAGCAGTATCCATACATCACATGGTAACTTATCTCAGTGTTCAGGAGACTTTCCAACCCAGATGCTAGATGATGTGGGAAGTCCAGTCTATCATCGTTCCCAAAGGATTGGCGAGAAGAGatcttccagcagcacagataTCCAAG tgATTCGAGGGCCACCGCCATTCAGATCTTGGTCAGTTGGAAACCAGAGTGGAGGAATGTGCAGTGATTCTGAAAGTGCAGGGGGAAGCAGTGAGTCACGATCTATGGATTCACCATCTGCTAGCCCAG GGGATTTTAAAAGACGACTTCCACGAACACCTTCTACTGGTACTATGTCATCTGCAGATGATCTTGATGAAAGAGAACCACCATCTCCTTCAGACT GTTTAAATGATCTGACATCTGAAACTGCAAATTCTCCGGGACCTTTTAGAAACACTAATATGTCTAAAGCAGCACAAACACATAAACTACGGAAGCTGAGAGCTCCATCTAAATGCAGAGAATGTGACAGCTTAGTGGTATTTCATGGAGCTGAATGTGAGGAG TGCTCACTTGCATGCCATAAGAAATGTTTAGAGACATTAGCTATTCAGTGTGGACACAAAAAACTTCATGGAAGGCTTCACTTGTTCGGAGTGGAATTTGCTCAAGCTGCTAAAAGTGTTCCTGATGGCATTCCTTTCATCATCAAGAAGTGTACATCAGAAATTGAAAGCAGAGCACTGAATGTCAAG GGTATCTATCGTGTGAATGGAGCCAAATCAAGAGTTGAAAAGCTTTGTCAagcttttgaaaatggaaaggatTTGGTTGAGCTCTCAGAACTTTATGCACATGATATTAGCAATGTTCTCAAGCTGTATCTTCGCCAG CTTCCAGAACCCTTGATTTTATTTCGGCTTTACAATGAGTTCATTGGACTTGCAAAAGAAAGCCAGAGTGTCAATGAAGAATTGGATGCTAAGCAAGCTAGCCCCAAGTCAAAGAAAAGACAATCGATCTGTATTGAACTGAATAGGATCATCATTAAAATTAAAGATCTTCTGAAACAACTGCCTGTACCAAATTATAACACTCTTCAGTACCTTATTGGCCACCTTCACAG GGTTACAGAACAGtctgatgaaaataaaatgtcagctAGCAACCTTGGCATAATATTTGGCCCAACTCTGATCAGGCCACGCCAAACAGATGCTACAGTTTCTTTATCCTCACTTGTGGATTATCCATATCAGGCCCGGGTAGTGGAGCTGCTTATAACATACTATGAGAAGATATTTGATGTTTCATTGCAACCGTTTCTGAGCACATCacagactgaagaaaatgcCATTACAGTCAGAGTTGCTTTATCAGCAGAAGAGAGGgaaccacagcagcagaggaagtcATTTGTTGCTGTGAAGGAA CAGGGTGTTCCAATAGCTTCAAGTGAAAACAGAGCTTCAGAAACAACTGCATTGCTTTTGGAATCGAACAATAGCAAGAATGCAAAAGAACAAGTAGATACATCTGTAACTG AACATGTGTCACTGCAACTTGGGGGAACTAAATCAGAGGGCTCTGGGAAGAGTAATTCTCTACTAGAATCATCAGCTACCAACATTTTGGACATTCATATTTCTGCTCCAAAAGAGTCAG GTGATGCTGTGAATCCAGCTTCAGAGAAAGACAGTCATTCATTTGTTTCTGCAAGTGAAGAGAGCTGTAAAGTTAACTTATTTCCTGCAAAACCTAATCGTCAAATTACCAAAGTTCCATTGAGGGTTCCAAGGACAAAACCAGCTATTCGCCCTGTGAGCTTACCTGTAGATCGAATACTTCCTCCCTGTGTTTTGAATGAGAGAAATTCACGAAATGCAGGAGTTGTAAGTCCAGAAAAGGTTGGCAGAAGCCCTACTATTGAAGAAGTTTCAGAGGTTAAGGCACTCCCTGCTGTCAATACATTCTGCAGACTTTCTTGTTGTGACACTCAGATGCTTCAAAAAACCTGGGACAAGCAATATAAACAGTATGATATCACAGCAAGGACAGCAATGATTGTGACAAATGTGCCCCAGGAGAACCGAGCACTTGAGGGTGGAACTGCAGGTGCCTTATCATCATCATGTAGTAACAGTTCAGCTAATGCCATTCTTCCTAGTAAGCCATATTCTCTTTCTGTCAGGTCAGGAAGGACAGCAACAGATGGGAACAGTCCTGATGCCCATTCTCTTGCTGCCTTCAGGGCACCAAGAACACTACAACCACCCCCAGGGACATTTTATAAACCACCTCCTAACAAATCCAAACAAAGTGAAAGGAGTTCAGTAGAACAAGCCAAAGCTTGTGCATCAACAAGTGCTAGCTCTGTGCTTCAGCAGGATACTGTGAAACTGGCTAGGAGCTCTGCACTTCCATCGGGCAATCCTGGACAAAgcacaaatgaacaaaaaactgGCTCAGAGGATACTCACTCCACAGATTTGAAACCTGCTTACCAGAGACTAAGGCCAAAAAGGATCCAAGAGCTAGAACACAGGGAAGCTCACTTTGTATAG